The following proteins come from a genomic window of Salvia hispanica cultivar TCC Black 2014 chromosome 4, UniMelb_Shisp_WGS_1.0, whole genome shotgun sequence:
- the LOC125221021 gene encoding uncharacterized protein LOC125221021 translates to MASIDCMHWEWKNCPVVWKGQFTIGFKSKHPSMILEAIADYRLRIWHADFGIAGSNNDINVLQSSPLFNDKYRGEGLEIRFVANGTQYHRGYYLADGIYRRWPVFVKTVRQPFGAKKQFFERKQEGARKDVERAFGVLQGR, encoded by the coding sequence ATGGCGAGCATCgactgcatgcattgggagtggaaaaaCTGTCCGGTGGTGTGGAAAGGCCAATTCACAATTGGTTTCAAAAGCAAACATCCCTCGATGATTCTGGAAGCCATTGCTGACTACCGTTTACGGATCTGGCATGCTGATTTCGGTATTGCAGgttcgaacaacgacatcaacgttcTTCAGTCATCGCCTCTCTTCAATGATAAGTACCGAGGGGAGGGATTAGAAATCAGATTTGTAGCCAACGGCACGCAGTACCACAGGGGGTACTATTTGGCAGATGGGATATACCGTCGTTGGCCTGTATTCGTGAAGACAGTTCGCCAACCGTTTGgagcgaagaaacaattttttgaGCGAAAACAAGAGGGTGCTAGGAAGGATGTTGAGCGAgcttttggtgtgctccaagGGCGATGA